A portion of the Paenibacillus marchantiae genome contains these proteins:
- a CDS encoding amidohydrolase, with the protein MSILIQQATILTMKDTDSPFKGDIRIVGDRIAEIAPHIQAQPGDDIMDGQHKLAMPGLINAHQHTPMSLLRAFSDDLKLMDWLDRKMLPAEARMTPEDIYWGAQLSIAEMIRSGTTAYADMYIHMNEIAEAVTETGIRASLTRGMVFVEDDGGRRLQEAVDLVQRWSGKAEGRITTMYGPHSPYTCPVEPLREVIAMAEQENVPIHIHLAETKEEVVKIRERYGMTPTEYLEEAGMFEKAHVLLAHGVHLNRRDIGRLKGMRGGVAHNPVSNLKLGCGIAPITEMIAQGINVGLGTDGAGSATTIDMFEEIKAATWLQKLDYGDPTRLSAREVLHMSTRGSAGLLNLQDEVGVLEVGRKADLILIDLKKPHLQPVHQLESLLAYSVNGADVDTTIVNGRVLMRGRQLLTIDEEELFRQVEVRSKRIVEGI; encoded by the coding sequence ATGAGTATATTAATCCAGCAAGCCACAATCTTAACGATGAAAGACACCGATTCCCCCTTTAAGGGGGATATTCGCATTGTAGGCGACCGTATCGCAGAGATTGCTCCCCACATTCAGGCTCAACCGGGTGATGACATTATGGATGGTCAACATAAACTGGCCATGCCAGGCCTGATCAATGCTCACCAGCATACACCGATGAGTCTGTTACGAGCATTCTCGGATGATCTGAAGCTGATGGACTGGCTTGACCGTAAGATGCTGCCTGCAGAAGCCCGGATGACACCCGAAGATATATACTGGGGAGCACAATTATCCATCGCCGAGATGATCCGTTCAGGAACTACAGCTTACGCTGATATGTACATTCACATGAATGAAATCGCAGAAGCGGTGACGGAAACCGGCATTCGGGCATCGCTCACACGCGGAATGGTATTCGTGGAGGATGACGGAGGGCGCAGATTACAGGAAGCGGTCGATTTGGTACAACGTTGGTCGGGTAAGGCTGAGGGTCGAATTACGACGATGTATGGCCCGCATTCTCCCTATACTTGCCCAGTAGAACCTTTGCGGGAAGTCATTGCGATGGCGGAACAGGAGAATGTGCCTATCCACATTCATCTGGCTGAGACGAAAGAGGAAGTTGTGAAAATTCGTGAACGCTATGGCATGACGCCAACGGAGTATTTGGAAGAGGCAGGTATGTTCGAAAAAGCACACGTACTGCTTGCCCATGGTGTACACCTGAATCGCAGAGATATTGGCAGACTGAAAGGCATGCGTGGTGGAGTAGCGCACAATCCGGTCAGCAATCTGAAGCTGGGCTGCGGAATTGCCCCAATTACCGAGATGATTGCACAGGGAATTAATGTGGGTCTTGGAACTGACGGGGCAGGCAGTGCGACAACCATCGATATGTTTGAAGAGATCAAGGCTGCGACCTGGCTGCAAAAGCTGGATTATGGTGATCCTACCCGGTTGTCGGCAAGAGAGGTACTACACATGTCTACACGGGGAAGTGCAGGTCTGTTGAACCTTCAGGATGAAGTAGGTGTGCTGGAAGTTGGGCGCAAGGCCGACCTGATTCTGATTGATCTGAAGAAACCGCATTTGCAGCCGGTTCACCAGTTGGAATCATTGCTTGCATACAGCGTGAATGGCGCCGATGTAGATACCACCATTGTGAATGGTCGTGTGTTGATGAGAGGCAGGCAGCTGCTAACGATAGATGAGGAAGAACTTTTCCGTCAGGTAGAGGTTCGTTCGAAGCGTATTGTGGAAGGG
- a CDS encoding saccharopine dehydrogenase family protein gives MRNETKTDSVKDQIWVVGGYGQVGQMICTQLGRLFPGKVWAAGTRMNRAEKFSRSTGGIVQPLQLDVRKAIDPVVLQSVKLVIMCVDQADTQFVEACAKAETDYIDISANYDFLGQVEQLHSKMQRSKATAMLSVGLSPGVTNLLVREAGAHMEQVDEADITVMLGLGEKHGKAAVEWTVDQMNATYQVMKKGKPAEVQSFHDGKWIDFGADLGRRKAYRFNFSDQHVVARTLDIPTVSTRLCLDSRWMTRSMAISKRMGLFTLLRIPSLRNGTVKAFGVIPGGEPMFAVKVDAVGWKKGKQVHFEQLLVGEREADATAAVAAAVAERMYRTELPHGVFHIEQCLSLQHIQEALRFPLKVTTKIT, from the coding sequence ATGCGAAACGAGACTAAAACAGATTCTGTGAAAGACCAGATTTGGGTTGTTGGCGGATACGGTCAGGTGGGGCAAATGATATGTACGCAACTGGGACGATTGTTTCCCGGCAAGGTATGGGCGGCAGGTACGCGGATGAATCGGGCTGAGAAATTCAGCCGATCTACGGGTGGTATAGTCCAGCCGCTTCAATTGGATGTACGAAAAGCGATTGACCCTGTTGTGCTTCAATCGGTCAAGTTGGTGATCATGTGTGTGGACCAGGCGGATACCCAATTTGTCGAGGCTTGTGCGAAAGCAGAGACAGATTATATTGATATTTCAGCCAATTATGACTTTCTGGGTCAGGTCGAACAGCTGCATTCCAAAATGCAGCGTTCCAAAGCAACAGCCATGCTTAGTGTGGGACTGTCGCCTGGGGTGACCAATCTGCTTGTGCGTGAAGCAGGTGCCCATATGGAGCAAGTAGACGAAGCGGACATTACTGTCATGCTGGGGCTGGGTGAAAAACACGGAAAAGCCGCGGTGGAGTGGACTGTGGATCAGATGAATGCTACCTATCAGGTCATGAAAAAAGGTAAGCCAGCGGAAGTGCAAAGTTTTCACGATGGTAAATGGATTGATTTTGGCGCAGACTTGGGCCGCAGGAAAGCATATCGGTTTAACTTTTCGGATCAACACGTCGTTGCTCGTACACTTGATATTCCAACGGTTTCCACTCGGTTATGTCTCGATTCCCGTTGGATGACTAGATCCATGGCAATTTCGAAACGTATGGGGCTGTTCACACTACTGCGTATTCCCTCCCTTCGTAATGGTACGGTCAAGGCTTTTGGGGTTATTCCCGGAGGGGAGCCGATGTTTGCAGTCAAGGTAGATGCAGTGGGATGGAAAAAGGGCAAACAAGTCCATTTCGAGCAGCTGCTGGTTGGCGAGCGTGAAGCAGATGCAACAGCAGCAGTTGCGGCGGCGGTAGCGGAGAGAATGTATCGGACGGAACTACCGCATGGCGTTTTTCACATTGAACAATGCCTTTCCTTGCAGCATATTCAGGAAGCACTTCGTTTTCCATTGAAAGTAACAACGAAGATTACGTAA